The Lasioglossum baleicum chromosome 5, iyLasBale1, whole genome shotgun sequence genome segment TCTGCCGGACAAGAAGCATCGACTCGAGACCAAAATAAAAAGGCGCACGCTCAATCCACGCTGGAACGAAACGTTTTACTTCGAAGGTAAACGAAAACGACCTGCCCCGTCCCACTGACCGATGGAACGAGCGGGTCATCTCGACCGTTCACGGTTTTACGCCATTCATTCGCTGTTTATAGGTTTTCCGATTCAGAAGTTACAGAGCAGAGTACTGCACTTACACGTGTTCGACTACGACCGATTCTCGAGGGATGATTCAATCGGCGAGATGTTTCTGCCGCTCTGCCAGGTACGATTATTTCGGCGTCCATATTAGTTTTCTTAGGTATTGGAGATCCTGAGAGACAATAGCCCTCCGCAAGACTCTTAGTTTCATTCTCGCAGCTGCCTCCTTTCGATTCAATCTTATCTTCGGAAGCCCTAAAATTGAGCGGAAGACCCGAAACCGTTGCTGGACCCAGACACATCGTGTGCCCATGAGTTTCTCAGTGTCCCTGTAGCCTTAAAACTGCCCGCAAAGGTAACGAATTGTTGTCGGAAGGATCGAGCAACGCTTGGTCGATTGATAATAACGCGTCGCTCCAGTTCATCCGACTCAGCGGAACTTTTATCTCGAAATTGAAGTTCGGGAAAGACCGTGAAATACGTGGAGCTCCGAACGATGCTAGATTTCCGACGGTATAGTTATAGGCATAGGTGACCGTCATTGACCGCCGCTGACCGTCGGTGACCGCGCCCGCGTGGTTGCTCGGAAATTCGCTGATCGATTCGATTGCCGTAGGTCGACTTTTCGGAGAAACCCTCGTTCTGGAAGGCCCTGAAGCCTCCGGCGAAGGACAAGTGCGGGGAACTGTTGTGCTCGTTGTGCTACCATCCGAGCAATTCCGTGCTGACTTTGACGCTGTTGAAGGCGAGGAACCTCAAAGCGAAAGACATCAACGGGAAATCAGGTGAGGGCTGGTCGAACAAGCCgtttgttcgttcgttcgtcaagtAGCCAATGACCGTGTCGCTCTTTCTCCAGACCCGTACGTGAAAGTCTGGCTGCAATTCGGCGACAAGAGAATCGAGAAACGGAAGACCCCTATATTTAAGTGTACCTTGAATCCGGTGTTCAACGAGGCGTTCTCCTTCAACGTTCCCTGGGAGAAGATTCGAGAGTGTTCATTGGACGTGATGGTCATGGACTTCGATAATATCGGGAGAAACGAGCTGATCGGCCGGATTCAACTGGCAGGTGAGCCGATTCAGCTTTATTTAGTAGGGATATCTGAGATGGCATTAATTTAGCTCCGATTCTATAATATCTCGTGCGAACACATTCGCCGAAGTAGATATTTTCTACTCATAGCTCGAGCTTTCTTGTCAGAGAccgaataaatagaaaaaatcatcttctccgataacaataaaaataaatttttaaaaaacaccacgtttttaaaacgcactaaaaagtataaaatttttcctagccccatataGATTTCTAACTCCGTATAAATAGTCctaaaaatttgtgattgtgaatttctaatagctatgaaaatacttgtaagatttaaaacgaaaaacgaggggcgcatgcaatagataattcaTGGAGTTCAtctaaatcactaacaattttattgcactgcaaatgatacgaactgttgtgtgagttttctcaacggcagctactctaTGCACTCCTTaatattatcttgcgccccacgtttttcgttttaaatcttacaagtattttcatagctattgaatattcacaatcacaaattttcaggactatctgtacagggttaggaatctgtatggggctaggaaaaattattttatactttttagtccgttttaaaaacgtggtattttttgaaactttatttttatttaaatcattattttctGACACACAAATTGAGACTACTCTCGAGAGCAACTATCACCAGAAACTCTCAGATGGACGCGTATATTAACGCTCGCAAAGGAACGAACGAAAAGATTATTCTTCCGGTTGAAAATTCGTTTTTATACGGGAGAGTGCGAAGTGGTGCCAAGTTGTTGGGTTTTGTTGCAGGAAAGAACGGCAGCGGGGCGAGCGAAACAAAACACTGGCAGGACATGATCACGAAGCCACGGCAGACGATCGTCCAGTGGCACCGGCTCAAGCCGGAGTAAACGGAGGCGGAACAAGTAAACGTAGGCGCACGCGACACTTGGATTTCGCGGGAGCGAATTCATCGTCATACCCTTGAACCAGTACCTCCCGGTCTCTCGAACCTTGCTAAACTTTGAGTATTCCTTGTCTTCCGACGATGCGATACCGACCGAAATCGTTTCGATTCGCCTGGTTTCGAACGGGCGGCGAGTCGCCACGGTTTCCGGTCCGAACGTCGACCAAACAAACGTGTACGTTTTCCGTTGCTGCGTTTCACCAGACGAAATCGCGTCGTCGGCCGGTTAACGAGTAAAACGCGAGGACAGTTTTCTCTTTCACTATGGTCAACTATTCTCGCGAAACCGGAATCAGAAATTCGGTGGACTTCGAATTCGGGAGTTCCTCGGGTCGAGACGAGACGGATCGAATCA includes the following:
- the Syt7 gene encoding synaptotagmin 7 isoform X7 — translated: MEIAASAMLDGLKNNRISKLALSRFLSQSLAQLDPANKPAASGGGLGGGGGGTSAGGTVLTATGSASGTVLGCSGSAASGSGTGSSGTGAGNANASTSGIAGGNPASGSSAGTMVGGAGEPRTPTAGAQNKQLQNVKGDHPSKAFLQNRSMSLVDMYIDNSEPSENVGQIHFSLEYDFQNTTLILRIIQGKDLPAKDLSGTSDPYVRVTLLPDKKHRLETKIKRRTLNPRWNETFYFEGFPIQKLQSRVLHLHVFDYDRFSRDDSIGEMFLPLCQVDFSEKPSFWKALKPPAKDKCGELLCSLCYHPSNSVLTLTLLKARNLKAKDINGKSDPYVKVWLQFGDKRIEKRKTPIFKCTLNPVFNEAFSFNVPWEKIRECSLDVMVMDFDNIGRNELIGRIQLAGKNGSGASETKHWQDMITKPRQTIVQWHRLKPE
- the Syt7 gene encoding synaptotagmin 7 isoform X6, producing MEIAASAMLDGLKNNRISKLALSRFLSQSLTTGSPANKPAASGGGLGGGGGGTSAGGTVLTATGSASGTVLGCSGSAASGSGTGSSGTGAGNANASTSGIAGGNPASGSSAGTMVGGAGEPRTPTAGAQNKQLQNVKGDHPSKAFLQNRSMSLVDMYIDNSEPSENVGQIHFSLEYDFQNTTLILRIIQGKDLPAKDLSGTSDPYVRVTLLPDKKHRLETKIKRRTLNPRWNETFYFEGFPIQKLQSRVLHLHVFDYDRFSRDDSIGEMFLPLCQVDFSEKPSFWKALKPPAKDKCGELLCSLCYHPSNSVLTLTLLKARNLKAKDINGKSDPYVKVWLQFGDKRIEKRKTPIFKCTLNPVFNEAFSFNVPWEKIRECSLDVMVMDFDNIGRNELIGRIQLAGKNGSGASETKHWQDMITKPRQTIVQWHRLKPE
- the Syt7 gene encoding synaptotagmin 7 isoform X8; amino-acid sequence: MWAAVSRSLEILVAFFEYYTTRAQLETTGSPANKPAASGGGLGGGGGGTSAGGTVLTATGSASGTVLGCSGSAASGSGTGSSGTGAGNANASTSGIAGGNPASGSSAGTMVGGAGEPRTPTAGAQNKQLQNVKGDHPSKAFLQNRSMSLVDMYIDNSEPSENVGQIHFSLEYDFQNTTLILRIIQGKDLPAKDLSGTSDPYVRVTLLPDKKHRLETKIKRRTLNPRWNETFYFEGFPIQKLQSRVLHLHVFDYDRFSRDDSIGEMFLPLCQVDFSEKPSFWKALKPPAKDKCGELLCSLCYHPSNSVLTLTLLKARNLKAKDINGKSDPYVKVWLQFGDKRIEKRKTPIFKCTLNPVFNEAFSFNVPWEKIRECSLDVMVMDFDNIGRNELIGRIQLAGKNGSGASETKHWQDMITKPRQTIVQWHRLKPE
- the Syt7 gene encoding synaptotagmin 7 isoform X10 gives rise to the protein MWAAVSRSLEILVAFFEYYTTRAQLDPANKPAASGGGLGGGGGGTSAGGTVLTATGSASGTVLGCSGSAASGSGTGSSGTGAGNANASTSGIAGGNPASGSSAGTMVGGAGEPRTPTAGAQNKQLQNVKGDHPSKAFLQNRSMSLVDMYIDNSEPSENVGQIHFSLEYDFQNTTLILRIIQGKDLPAKDLSGTSDPYVRVTLLPDKKHRLETKIKRRTLNPRWNETFYFEGFPIQKLQSRVLHLHVFDYDRFSRDDSIGEMFLPLCQVDFSEKPSFWKALKPPAKDKCGELLCSLCYHPSNSVLTLTLLKARNLKAKDINGKSDPYVKVWLQFGDKRIEKRKTPIFKCTLNPVFNEAFSFNVPWEKIRECSLDVMVMDFDNIGRNELIGRIQLAGKNGSGASETKHWQDMITKPRQTIVQWHRLKPE
- the Syt7 gene encoding synaptotagmin 7 isoform X9, which codes for MWAAVSRSLEILVAFFEYYTTRTTGSPANKPAASGGGLGGGGGGTSAGGTVLTATGSASGTVLGCSGSAASGSGTGSSGTGAGNANASTSGIAGGNPASGSSAGTMVGGAGEPRTPTAGAQNKQLQNVKGDHPSKAFLQNRSMSLVDMYIDNSEPSENVGQIHFSLEYDFQNTTLILRIIQGKDLPAKDLSGTSDPYVRVTLLPDKKHRLETKIKRRTLNPRWNETFYFEGFPIQKLQSRVLHLHVFDYDRFSRDDSIGEMFLPLCQVDFSEKPSFWKALKPPAKDKCGELLCSLCYHPSNSVLTLTLLKARNLKAKDINGKSDPYVKVWLQFGDKRIEKRKTPIFKCTLNPVFNEAFSFNVPWEKIRECSLDVMVMDFDNIGRNELIGRIQLAGKNGSGASETKHWQDMITKPRQTIVQWHRLKPE
- the Syt7 gene encoding synaptotagmin 7 isoform X5, which codes for MEIAASAMLDGLKNNRISKLALSRFLSQSLAQLETTGSPANKPAASGGGLGGGGGGTSAGGTVLTATGSASGTVLGCSGSAASGSGTGSSGTGAGNANASTSGIAGGNPASGSSAGTMVGGAGEPRTPTAGAQNKQLQNVKGDHPSKAFLQNRSMSLVDMYIDNSEPSENVGQIHFSLEYDFQNTTLILRIIQGKDLPAKDLSGTSDPYVRVTLLPDKKHRLETKIKRRTLNPRWNETFYFEGFPIQKLQSRVLHLHVFDYDRFSRDDSIGEMFLPLCQVDFSEKPSFWKALKPPAKDKCGELLCSLCYHPSNSVLTLTLLKARNLKAKDINGKSDPYVKVWLQFGDKRIEKRKTPIFKCTLNPVFNEAFSFNVPWEKIRECSLDVMVMDFDNIGRNELIGRIQLAGKNGSGASETKHWQDMITKPRQTIVQWHRLKPE
- the Syt7 gene encoding synaptotagmin 7 isoform X12 — encoded protein: MEQDGLGPVTARAQLDPANKPAASGGGLGGGGGGTSAGGTVLTATGSASGTVLGCSGSAASGSGTGSSGTGAGNANASTSGIAGGNPASGSSAGTMVGGAGEPRTPTAGAQNKQLQNVKGDHPSKAFLQNRSMSLVDMYIDNSEPSENVGQIHFSLEYDFQNTTLILRIIQGKDLPAKDLSGTSDPYVRVTLLPDKKHRLETKIKRRTLNPRWNETFYFEGFPIQKLQSRVLHLHVFDYDRFSRDDSIGEMFLPLCQVDFSEKPSFWKALKPPAKDKCGELLCSLCYHPSNSVLTLTLLKARNLKAKDINGKSDPYVKVWLQFGDKRIEKRKTPIFKCTLNPVFNEAFSFNVPWEKIRECSLDVMVMDFDNIGRNELIGRIQLAGKNGSGASETKHWQDMITKPRQTIVQWHRLKPE
- the Syt7 gene encoding synaptotagmin 7 isoform X11 → MEQDGLGPVTARTTGSPANKPAASGGGLGGGGGGTSAGGTVLTATGSASGTVLGCSGSAASGSGTGSSGTGAGNANASTSGIAGGNPASGSSAGTMVGGAGEPRTPTAGAQNKQLQNVKGDHPSKAFLQNRSMSLVDMYIDNSEPSENVGQIHFSLEYDFQNTTLILRIIQGKDLPAKDLSGTSDPYVRVTLLPDKKHRLETKIKRRTLNPRWNETFYFEGFPIQKLQSRVLHLHVFDYDRFSRDDSIGEMFLPLCQVDFSEKPSFWKALKPPAKDKCGELLCSLCYHPSNSVLTLTLLKARNLKAKDINGKSDPYVKVWLQFGDKRIEKRKTPIFKCTLNPVFNEAFSFNVPWEKIRECSLDVMVMDFDNIGRNELIGRIQLAGKNGSGASETKHWQDMITKPRQTIVQWHRLKPE